One window of the Rhodococcus sovatensis genome contains the following:
- a CDS encoding SDR family oxidoreductase, producing MDVHRTGRRCGWALAHRVSSVGDNVVVELVPPGLDGNLTALSRICPTVTIEVDIDDARDAERAMSITISNFGRLDLLVNAPGPATDAAPCGNALLHVNPFGMINMTRAAAPLFRAQGEGHVFNMHLASRREHRCATIDEAAALSSISLGDALRSLLVPYSGGLTVVRSQLPGSSLGSWRRASESLYRAAYSASPPATVQIRPDLEFRRRGCHNSPVTRRVI from the coding sequence ATGGATGTTCACCGGACCGGGCGTCGGTGCGGTTGGGCACTCGCCCACCGAGTGTCGAGCGTTGGCGACAATGTCGTGGTCGAGCTCGTACCCCCGGGTTTGGACGGCAACCTCACGGCGCTATCTCGCATCTGCCCCACCGTCACCATCGAGGTCGACATCGACGACGCCCGTGACGCGGAGCGGGCAATGAGCATCACGATCAGCAATTTCGGCCGGTTGGATCTTCTCGTCAATGCACCAGGACCAGCTACCGACGCGGCACCTTGCGGGAACGCACTCCTGCACGTCAACCCCTTCGGGATGATCAACATGACACGAGCCGCGGCACCCCTCTTCCGAGCTCAAGGCGAGGGTCACGTATTCAACATGCACCTCGCGTCACGGCGTGAGCACCGTTGCGCAACAATCGATGAGGCCGCAGCGTTGAGCAGTATCTCACTGGGCGACGCCTTGAGATCGCTGTTGGTTCCGTACTCGGGCGGTCTGACGGTAGTGAGGAGCCAACTGCCCGGCAGCTCGCTCGGATCTTGGCGACGAGCCTCGGAGAGCCTCTATCGGGCAGCGTACAGCGCGAGTCCGCCAGCCACCGTGCAGATCCGACCGGATCTCGAGTTCCGCCGCCGCGGGTGCCACAACTCACCTGTCACGCGGCGGGTCATTTGA
- a CDS encoding MFS transporter, with product MTATIPHSATSPVMRYTTLAICCSSVLVASLDNTIVNVALPSIARDLDASLSTLQWTVDAYLLVLASLLMFSGSIADRFGRKRTFATGLVIFTVGSAMCGMSTSLHLSNPSKSV from the coding sequence ATGACTGCCACCATCCCGCACTCGGCCACATCACCGGTTATGCGATATACCACCTTGGCAATTTGCTGCAGCAGTGTGCTTGTCGCGTCGCTGGACAACACCATCGTCAACGTCGCCCTACCGTCGATCGCTCGGGATCTGGATGCGTCGCTGTCGACTTTGCAATGGACTGTCGATGCGTACTTGCTGGTGTTGGCCAGTCTGCTCATGTTCTCCGGCTCGATTGCGGACCGATTCGGACGCAAACGCACGTTCGCAACAGGCCTGGTGATCTTCACCGTCGGTTCAGCCATGTGCGGGATGTCGACTTCTCTGCACCTGTCAAACCCCAGCAAATCTGTTTGA
- a CDS encoding MarR family transcriptional regulator — MNQELVGELGLSVGYVLKQVHASLRTAMDETLRPLDLTVPQYACLELLGQNAGLSSSELARRAFVTRQSMNLVLRRLQERGLLTRPVEAPHGRALPTELTDDGQTILRRASIAVRAVEKQLFAPLTPERQLRLREDLATCIPSTARVMPVTDG; from the coding sequence ATGAATCAAGAGCTAGTCGGTGAATTGGGGCTCTCGGTGGGGTATGTCCTCAAGCAGGTGCATGCTTCGCTGCGCACTGCGATGGATGAGACGCTTCGGCCGCTCGACCTGACCGTCCCGCAGTACGCCTGTTTGGAGCTACTCGGGCAAAACGCCGGGTTGTCCAGTTCCGAGCTGGCCCGTCGCGCTTTCGTGACACGGCAGTCGATGAACCTGGTGCTCCGCCGACTGCAAGAGCGCGGGCTGCTCACCCGACCCGTCGAGGCTCCCCACGGCCGTGCGCTACCGACCGAACTCACCGACGACGGTCAGACAATTCTGCGACGTGCCAGCATCGCCGTACGGGCGGTGGAAAAGCAGCTGTTCGCGCCGTTGACCCCGGAGCGGCAACTACGGCTACGCGAAGATCTCGCAACGTGCATTCCTTCCACAGCACGCGTCATGCCCGTCACTGACGGATAG
- a CDS encoding VOC family protein, whose amino-acid sequence MAGNVTYFEVPSSDIEATQRFWGSLFGWKFNKGNFPGYSMIDGPTPMGGAPHEDSSRHPRIFFAVDDIHAAVERVRELGGTAEDPVTIPSGAFAHCVDDQGVEFSLSHEPEGSA is encoded by the coding sequence ATGGCTGGCAACGTCACGTACTTCGAAGTACCCAGTAGCGACATCGAGGCGACTCAGCGGTTCTGGGGTTCGCTGTTCGGTTGGAAGTTCAACAAGGGGAACTTCCCGGGCTACTCGATGATCGACGGGCCCACCCCAATGGGCGGTGCGCCACACGAGGATTCGTCACGGCACCCGCGAATCTTCTTCGCCGTCGACGACATCCATGCGGCCGTCGAGCGGGTGCGAGAACTGGGCGGCACTGCAGAGGATCCTGTGACGATTCCATCCGGGGCGTTCGCCCACTGCGTCGACGACCAAGGTGTGGAGTTCAGCCTCTCCCACGAGCCGGAGGGATCGGCTTGA
- a CDS encoding MFS transporter, protein MATTTPSLFRSLLPLAVATFAVGTDAFVIAGLLPAIAADLDVTVAAAGQLVTVFALTIAVTAPVLGWLLSGLDRRKALQLALAVFVVGNIVTALSSSFPIMMMARFVTALGAATITATAASAAVAIAPAERRGRAMAVVIGGLTLSTALGMPLGNLIGSVDWRLTLWAVAGLGIIAAVGVSVSLPRVSLPAVSLVVRLAPLRQVNVLTILGATALIMAGHYTVYTYLGAITAGATAGSFTNAFTVILLAWGVGVLAGNFAAGFWADKGSGLGAALAALGGGTLLLAISPLTVSHLITVTVWAAVWGATDGMASVVQQHRLVAIAPASAPLLFGLNSSAIYLGVAAGGFIGGGALEWLAPTLLGVPAAVLAVLATLLTIAQSGRGRTRIIQRDPGRSPTKH, encoded by the coding sequence ATGGCCACCACGACGCCGAGCCTGTTCAGATCGCTTCTACCGCTGGCGGTAGCGACCTTTGCGGTCGGGACCGACGCGTTCGTGATCGCTGGTCTTCTGCCCGCTATCGCAGCTGACCTCGACGTCACTGTCGCGGCGGCCGGGCAGTTGGTGACCGTGTTCGCGTTGACGATCGCGGTCACGGCACCGGTGCTGGGTTGGCTGTTGAGTGGACTCGATCGTCGGAAAGCGCTCCAACTTGCGCTGGCTGTATTTGTGGTCGGCAATATCGTGACCGCGTTGAGCTCTAGCTTCCCGATCATGATGATGGCCCGGTTCGTTACAGCTCTAGGAGCGGCAACGATCACAGCCACAGCGGCGAGTGCGGCGGTGGCGATTGCGCCCGCGGAGCGTCGCGGTCGCGCAATGGCGGTCGTCATCGGCGGCCTGACACTGTCGACTGCGTTGGGTATGCCTCTCGGCAACTTGATCGGCAGCGTCGATTGGCGGCTCACCCTGTGGGCCGTTGCAGGACTGGGAATTATTGCCGCAGTTGGGGTCTCGGTCTCATTGCCGAGAGTGTCGCTTCCGGCCGTCAGCCTAGTTGTCCGTCTCGCCCCGCTGCGTCAGGTCAACGTGCTCACGATATTGGGAGCAACGGCGCTGATCATGGCTGGGCATTACACCGTCTACACCTACTTGGGCGCGATCACGGCAGGAGCCACCGCGGGCTCGTTTACCAACGCGTTCACCGTGATTCTCCTCGCGTGGGGCGTCGGCGTGCTTGCCGGAAACTTCGCCGCTGGGTTCTGGGCCGATAAGGGTTCAGGGCTGGGAGCCGCTCTGGCAGCACTCGGCGGCGGCACCCTCCTACTGGCGATCAGCCCGCTCACAGTCAGCCACCTGATTACAGTGACCGTCTGGGCCGCTGTGTGGGGAGCCACCGACGGGATGGCCTCGGTAGTGCAGCAACACCGCCTGGTTGCGATCGCACCCGCATCCGCGCCGTTACTTTTCGGACTGAACTCCTCCGCGATCTACCTCGGCGTCGCGGCAGGAGGCTTCATCGGAGGCGGGGCGCTGGAGTGGCTAGCCCCCACTCTGCTTGGTGTCCCCGCAGCCGTGCTGGCTGTGCTCGCCACCTTGCTGACCATCGCTCAAAGCGGACGAGGCCGCACGAGAATCATACAGCGAGATCCAGGACGAAGCCCGACGAAACACTAG
- a CDS encoding IS1380 family transposase: MSKSTSPYPALSVDATGGGIVSHAGAVTLLRTADATGLTAALSGQLSLWRKPLAQFDPGKIITDLAVSLALGGDCLADIATLREHTAVFGKVPSDPTVSRLIATLAADAPAVLTAIDTARAAARAAAWKHAGKDAPDHGITADNPIVIDLDATLVTAHSDKQLAAPTYKRGYGFHPLLAFVDHGQAGTGEPLAALLRAGNAGSNTAADHIAVTRAALAQLPFTTGGRPGKKVLVRTDGAGASHVFMSWLHRQRVSYSIGFGLTDAMVAALGEVPDTAWSVAVDADEKVRDGAWVIDATGVLDLGAWPPGMRVVIRKERPHPGAQLRFTDTDGLRLTAFATNTVRGQVQVLELRHRRRARCEDRIRIAKDTGLSNLPLHGFDQNRIWLAIVALALDLTAWTQMLGFTDHDARRWEPKRLRLRIFSVAGRIAHHARRIHLRLSKNATWSDLIVTALNRLAALTAPA; the protein is encoded by the coding sequence GTGAGTAAGTCTACGTCGCCCTACCCCGCCCTGTCTGTCGATGCCACCGGAGGCGGCATCGTGTCGCACGCCGGAGCGGTGACACTGCTCCGAACCGCGGACGCTACCGGGCTCACCGCAGCGTTGTCCGGGCAGCTTTCGTTGTGGCGGAAACCGTTGGCGCAGTTCGACCCCGGCAAAATCATCACCGACCTCGCCGTGTCGTTGGCGCTCGGTGGTGACTGCCTCGCCGACATCGCGACCCTGCGCGAACACACCGCCGTGTTCGGGAAAGTACCCTCCGACCCAACCGTCTCCAGACTGATCGCAACCTTGGCCGCAGATGCCCCTGCAGTCCTGACCGCCATCGACACTGCCCGAGCAGCCGCTCGCGCCGCAGCATGGAAACATGCCGGCAAGGACGCACCCGATCACGGCATCACCGCAGACAACCCGATCGTGATCGACCTCGACGCCACCCTCGTCACCGCCCACTCCGACAAACAGCTCGCCGCACCAACATACAAGCGCGGGTATGGCTTTCACCCACTCCTCGCCTTCGTCGATCACGGGCAGGCAGGGACGGGCGAGCCCCTCGCAGCACTGCTGCGCGCCGGCAACGCCGGCTCGAACACCGCCGCCGACCACATCGCCGTCACCCGCGCGGCGCTCGCACAACTGCCGTTCACCACCGGCGGCCGCCCCGGCAAGAAGGTACTGGTCCGCACCGATGGAGCGGGAGCCAGCCATGTCTTCATGTCGTGGTTGCATCGGCAGCGGGTGTCGTATTCGATCGGGTTCGGGCTCACCGACGCCATGGTCGCCGCACTGGGCGAGGTCCCCGACACTGCGTGGTCGGTCGCGGTCGACGCCGATGAGAAGGTCCGCGACGGTGCCTGGGTGATTGACGCGACCGGTGTCCTCGACCTCGGGGCATGGCCGCCGGGGATGCGTGTGGTGATCAGGAAGGAGCGCCCGCATCCGGGTGCTCAATTGCGTTTCACCGATACCGACGGACTGCGGCTCACTGCGTTCGCCACGAACACAGTCCGTGGTCAAGTTCAGGTTCTCGAACTGCGGCACCGTCGCCGTGCACGCTGCGAGGACCGGATCCGTATCGCGAAAGATACTGGGCTGAGCAATCTTCCGTTGCACGGGTTCGATCAGAATCGGATCTGGCTTGCCATCGTCGCTCTCGCACTCGACCTGACCGCGTGGACTCAGATGCTCGGTTTCACCGATCACGACGCTCGCAGGTGGGAGCCGAAACGGCTACGGTTGCGGATTTTTTCCGTCGCCGGACGCATCGCCCACCATGCCCGCCGCATCCACCTGCGACTGTCGAAAAATGCGACCTGGTCCGACCTGATCGTCACCGCACTGAACCGGTTGGCGGCACTGACCGCACCCGCCTGA
- a CDS encoding site-specific integrase: MSSTRTDRPRKHRARDTATATRFSRPAIVAAPAIPRLRHRRGDLSNAPLASLRTLSAQLWPAPDSRRSNRDRGLFLLTEYLLRHPGSTWQERWDASELHILALSAEELTTTVATRAQFGQALGAMFALRVIRPTLTSFKANMLKKYTEQFVIAESDPQLNSYIDAVHGSDSTETFKMRAVVEVCTALTVQGIPFADLTPEAFLHHAVLTREATTRTGLHTLKYIGHLAWQVLHAIGQFPPNAPSTLRGALRSPQLTTTEMVDRHQIADREVRQMFIDYLDRRGPDLKYSSLSNTATVLVGVFWKALEAIHPQQRDLRVSDEHYEQWRATLDFRTDGTPRSGPWVVTMAVQALYYDIQAWAVDEPQRWARWSAPCPVPRSDVRAHAAHKRRVQEQTYDQIRVLQPLLPVLVEYVDQRNQHWRRVLELASAAAHNEQFMHDGHTYTRIITRGDTQLIEAGDPPGVHARSPRFGRTIDVALYEDAAFWVWAVIDTLRHSGIRIEELTELSHLSVRQYQRPNGEVVALLVIAPSKSDRERVIPMSAELFHVIACIIRRITKNTRSVPLATRYDDYERTTVEPQPFLFQRRIGQRLEVMTNGAIGTTIRKVCKDLAEIDPRFSGVHFRPHDFRRLFATELVNNGLPIHIGAALLGHLNLDTTRGYVAVFEEDVTRHYQAHLQRRRALRPPEEYVPVTAEEWTEFEAHFDKRKVELGSCGRPYATPCSHEHACIRCPMLHVDPKMIIRLIEIETDLESRRERAQSEGWIGEIEGIELTLTFLRSKRAEADRLSTRTTELGLPDFR, translated from the coding sequence GTGAGTAGCACGCGCACGGACCGGCCGAGAAAACACCGCGCACGAGACACAGCTACTGCGACGAGATTCAGCAGGCCCGCTATCGTCGCAGCACCGGCGATTCCGCGTCTGCGCCATCGCCGCGGAGATCTCAGCAACGCCCCACTCGCCTCGCTACGCACACTCAGCGCTCAACTGTGGCCAGCACCGGACAGCCGCCGGAGCAACCGCGACCGGGGTCTGTTCCTTCTCACCGAGTATCTGCTCCGGCACCCTGGATCCACATGGCAAGAGCGCTGGGATGCCAGCGAACTCCACATACTGGCGCTGTCCGCTGAAGAACTGACCACGACGGTGGCCACGCGCGCTCAGTTCGGTCAGGCACTGGGCGCAATGTTCGCGCTACGGGTGATTCGACCGACCTTGACCTCGTTCAAGGCCAACATGTTGAAGAAATACACCGAACAATTCGTGATCGCCGAATCCGATCCACAGCTCAACAGCTACATCGATGCTGTACACGGGTCGGACTCGACCGAGACGTTCAAGATGCGCGCTGTTGTCGAGGTGTGCACCGCGCTAACGGTGCAGGGGATTCCGTTCGCGGACCTGACACCCGAAGCATTCCTTCACCATGCCGTGCTGACCCGCGAAGCGACCACGCGCACCGGTTTGCACACGCTGAAATACATCGGGCACCTCGCCTGGCAGGTGCTCCATGCGATCGGCCAGTTCCCACCGAACGCACCCTCGACGCTGCGTGGTGCGCTGCGCTCGCCGCAATTGACCACGACCGAGATGGTCGACCGGCACCAGATCGCTGATCGCGAGGTCCGGCAAATGTTCATCGACTACCTCGACCGGCGAGGTCCCGACCTCAAGTACTCATCCCTCTCGAACACTGCCACGGTTCTGGTCGGCGTGTTCTGGAAGGCCCTTGAAGCCATCCACCCGCAACAACGTGATCTCCGCGTATCCGACGAGCACTACGAGCAGTGGCGCGCCACACTGGATTTCCGCACCGACGGCACTCCTCGGTCCGGCCCGTGGGTGGTCACGATGGCCGTCCAGGCGCTGTATTACGACATTCAGGCCTGGGCCGTCGACGAGCCGCAGCGGTGGGCGCGATGGTCCGCGCCGTGTCCGGTTCCGCGCAGCGATGTGCGAGCACACGCCGCACACAAACGTCGCGTTCAGGAGCAAACCTACGATCAGATCCGCGTCCTGCAACCACTCCTGCCTGTCCTGGTGGAGTACGTCGATCAACGCAACCAGCACTGGCGACGGGTGCTGGAATTGGCCAGCGCCGCAGCTCACAACGAGCAGTTCATGCACGACGGCCATACCTACACCCGAATCATTACACGTGGAGATACACAACTGATCGAGGCCGGCGACCCGCCGGGAGTGCATGCCCGCAGTCCGCGGTTCGGTCGTACCATCGATGTCGCATTGTACGAAGACGCTGCGTTCTGGGTGTGGGCGGTCATCGACACGTTGCGACACAGCGGGATTCGAATCGAAGAATTGACCGAGCTGTCCCATCTGAGCGTCCGGCAATACCAACGCCCCAACGGTGAGGTCGTCGCGCTGCTGGTCATCGCGCCCTCGAAATCCGATCGCGAACGCGTCATCCCTATGTCGGCAGAGCTGTTCCACGTCATCGCGTGCATAATCCGGCGCATCACCAAGAACACACGGTCGGTCCCCCTTGCCACGAGATACGACGACTACGAACGCACCACCGTCGAACCGCAGCCGTTTCTCTTCCAGCGGCGCATCGGGCAACGCTTGGAAGTGATGACCAACGGCGCGATCGGCACCACCATCCGCAAAGTCTGCAAAGACCTCGCTGAGATCGATCCACGCTTCAGCGGCGTCCACTTCCGCCCGCACGATTTCCGTCGCCTGTTCGCCACCGAGCTCGTCAACAACGGGCTCCCCATTCACATCGGTGCCGCACTCCTCGGGCACCTCAATCTCGACACCACGCGCGGATACGTCGCCGTCTTCGAAGAAGACGTCACCCGCCACTACCAAGCTCACCTCCAACGACGACGAGCGTTACGACCGCCCGAGGAGTACGTACCAGTCACCGCCGAGGAATGGACTGAGTTCGAGGCGCACTTCGACAAACGGAAGGTCGAACTGGGCTCCTGCGGGCGGCCATACGCCACACCGTGCAGTCACGAACACGCTTGTATTCGGTGTCCCATGCTTCACGTCGACCCGAAAATGATCATCCGGCTTATCGAAATCGAGACAGATCTCGAATCGCGCCGCGAACGCGCACAGTCCGAAGGGTGGATCGGTGAAATTGAAGGCATCGAACTGACCCTTACGTTCCTGCGCAGCAAGCGTGCCGAGGCCGACCGATTATCCACGCGGACAACTGAATTGGGCCTTCCTGATTTCCGATAG
- a CDS encoding tyrosine-type recombinase/integrase has protein sequence MDELKRVLREGRVELPRVGAVHGVEPPGPIPYVVQIDGLEVIAISEYLQSLTLSDVRPLTVRSYAHDLLRWWRVLRVINVPWDRATREDVEVMVGWLRSADNPQRHRTTTVAAQPGSVNLKTGKPVLKAGYSPSTINHALTVIYCFYEYHHTFGRGPVVNPVPSSRNRRRLGQIRNIPVQHRQRRSPLRQRQPQKAPRSIPDTSWEELVAVLKHDRDRAIFEFAVSSGARAGELLGVCGRHVDWGDSRVWVISKGSTTLSPVPVSPLAFRHLAAHFEQSRVPGMDEQVWATLRGDRRPLTYWALRRVLQRANDDLGTNWSFHDIRHTAATRMSRDPALSLVEVQTVMRHRHLTTTEMYLLPRIEDLIDKMQEHYTRPQLMKTFVSGYAADDIAAVFGE, from the coding sequence ATGGACGAGTTGAAGCGAGTATTGCGCGAGGGACGAGTCGAGCTGCCGAGGGTAGGCGCGGTGCACGGTGTCGAACCACCGGGCCCGATTCCATACGTCGTCCAGATCGACGGCCTGGAGGTGATTGCCATCTCGGAATACCTACAGAGCCTCACACTGTCGGACGTTCGCCCCTTGACGGTGCGCTCGTATGCCCATGACCTCCTGCGTTGGTGGAGGGTCCTCAGAGTGATCAATGTGCCCTGGGACCGTGCCACGCGAGAGGACGTCGAAGTCATGGTCGGATGGCTGAGATCCGCAGACAACCCTCAACGACACCGCACGACAACCGTCGCCGCACAACCCGGTTCGGTAAACCTCAAAACCGGGAAACCTGTTCTGAAGGCCGGTTATTCACCGTCGACCATCAATCACGCATTGACGGTGATCTACTGCTTCTACGAATACCATCACACTTTCGGACGCGGCCCTGTCGTCAATCCGGTGCCATCGTCCCGGAACCGTCGCCGTCTTGGACAAATCCGGAACATCCCTGTACAGCATCGCCAACGCCGATCACCGCTACGACAACGTCAACCACAGAAAGCGCCTCGTTCGATCCCGGACACGTCGTGGGAGGAGCTGGTCGCGGTTCTCAAGCACGACCGTGACCGGGCTATCTTCGAGTTCGCAGTCTCCTCGGGAGCGCGGGCGGGTGAACTTCTCGGCGTGTGTGGCCGTCACGTCGACTGGGGAGACAGCCGAGTGTGGGTCATCTCGAAGGGCAGCACGACATTGTCTCCCGTCCCCGTCTCACCGCTCGCTTTCCGTCACCTCGCAGCGCATTTCGAGCAGTCACGCGTACCTGGCATGGACGAGCAGGTGTGGGCAACGTTGCGGGGTGACCGTCGACCCTTGACATATTGGGCGTTGCGGCGAGTGTTGCAACGCGCCAACGACGACCTCGGCACCAACTGGAGCTTCCACGACATCCGCCACACCGCAGCTACCCGCATGTCCAGGGATCCAGCATTGTCGCTGGTCGAGGTGCAGACCGTCATGCGTCATCGGCATCTGACGACGACAGAGATGTACTTGCTTCCCCGCATTGAGGACTTGATCGACAAGATGCAGGAACACTACACCCGTCCACAGCTCATGAAGACCTTCGTATCCGGTTACGCAGCCGACGATATCGCGGCGGTGTTCGGTGAGTAG
- a CDS encoding MFS transporter — protein MVCFRIVQAVGGSMLVPVALAIVTNIFTEPAARARAIGWWSATGGVGIAAGPVVGGFLVDSVGWKSIFWLNVPIGGIALVGTLLTVPESKALLPKRFDPVGQVAVIAFLAALIFGIIEGGRRTWTSPTITGAFGLALMSLMVLIVWEHRHREPLVRLELFTHYVFSSAFVMSILGFFAFAGLMFANTLYLQTVRDLSPSQAGLLTLPLAVATILAAPISGQLSSTRGPRIPLLLAGIALVSGAALLLLAGADTPLYWLAGPYLAFGAGYGLLNAPINGTAVSELPNDEAGVAASMISTAKQIGASLGVAVIGTVLVAHSAGTSLSAGWAHASITVWVLLGGAGFLIAVLSLGLSSAALLTAHAPTDHVVPMNTDQE, from the coding sequence CTGGTGTGTTTTCGAATCGTTCAAGCCGTCGGCGGGTCGATGCTCGTACCAGTCGCGCTTGCCATCGTGACCAACATTTTCACCGAACCTGCAGCTCGGGCACGAGCGATTGGATGGTGGTCCGCAACCGGCGGCGTCGGTATCGCCGCCGGGCCTGTGGTCGGCGGTTTTCTCGTCGACTCCGTGGGGTGGAAGTCCATCTTTTGGCTCAACGTACCGATCGGAGGCATCGCTCTGGTGGGAACGCTGTTGACAGTTCCGGAATCGAAAGCACTGCTGCCGAAGCGATTTGATCCCGTGGGGCAAGTAGCGGTGATCGCCTTTCTCGCCGCCTTGATCTTCGGCATCATTGAAGGTGGAAGGCGCACATGGACGTCGCCGACGATCACCGGTGCTTTCGGTCTCGCGCTGATGTCGTTGATGGTCTTGATCGTGTGGGAACACCGCCATCGCGAACCTCTCGTACGACTCGAGCTGTTCACACATTACGTATTTTCGAGCGCGTTCGTGATGTCGATTCTCGGCTTCTTCGCCTTCGCCGGCCTGATGTTCGCCAACACATTGTACTTGCAGACGGTCCGCGATCTGAGCCCATCGCAGGCAGGATTGCTGACGTTGCCCCTGGCCGTGGCCACCATCCTTGCCGCGCCCATTTCGGGGCAGTTGTCGAGCACCCGCGGCCCTCGCATTCCGCTTCTACTCGCGGGTATCGCCTTAGTGTCCGGGGCGGCTCTGCTGCTTCTCGCGGGCGCGGATACGCCGCTGTACTGGCTCGCCGGGCCGTATTTGGCGTTCGGAGCCGGGTACGGACTGCTCAATGCGCCGATCAACGGCACAGCAGTCTCCGAGCTACCCAACGACGAGGCCGGCGTCGCGGCCAGCATGATCTCGACAGCCAAACAGATCGGCGCTTCCCTCGGTGTCGCGGTCATAGGCACTGTGCTGGTCGCACATTCGGCTGGTACGTCCCTATCCGCGGGATGGGCGCACGCGAGCATCACGGTGTGGGTGTTGTTGGGCGGCGCGGGGTTTCTCATCGCAGTGCTGAGCCTGGGACTGTCTTCCGCTGCTTTGCTCACCGCACACGCTCCCACCGACCATGTCGTCCCGATGAATACTGACCAGGAGTGA